One Opisthocomus hoazin isolate bOpiHoa1 chromosome 25, bOpiHoa1.hap1, whole genome shotgun sequence DNA window includes the following coding sequences:
- the FRS3 gene encoding fibroblast growth factor receptor substrate 3, translated as MGSCCSCLCRDSIPDNHPTKFKVTNVDDEGNELGSGIMELTQTELILHTHKRDAVRWPYLCLRRYGYDSNLFSFESGRRCQTGQGIFAFKCSRAEEIFNLLQDLMQCNSINVVEEPVVITRNSHPTERELSRTPQAPNSLGYTVPGFPNGFHSFPGETLSYSTARPPSVSSLRHSSVGEDSTHALIGPDEQSHTYVNTANGDQELRGRHCMHSLPEVHPPFPHRNHSCSLEDRNPQVFLQPGEVKFVLGPTSGYRRVCRHHGECRSHFCPPNNNNECEEECPSPQCVYENVNGLLPPSTSSLCRGGHLKLTREDAGLPGCSHRRTALLHYENLPSLPPVWECQPLRRGEEDAPTPSPNGYSDAGEEDPLQNYMNSESAALHGGSGQRRSSFLPKPRRGCVPSVFSFDFPRPCPEQPRQLNYIQVELEAEPRKGHQNPPVPRVPPPATHEARRMDSYAVIDLKKTAAMSSLQRALPRDDGTSRKTRHNSTDLPL; from the exons ATGGGGAGCTGCTGCAGTTGTCTGTGCAGAGACAGCATCCCAGACAACCATCCCACCAAATTTAAG GTAACGAACGTGGACGATGAAGGTAACGAGCTGGGATCTGGGATTATGGAGCTGACACAGACGGAGCTCATCTTGCACACTCACAAGCGCGATGCTGTCAGGTGGCCCTACCTCTGCCTGCGCCGCTACGGCTATGACTCCAACCTCTTCTCCTTCGAGAGCGGCCGTCGCTGCCAGACGGGGCAGG GGATTTTTGCCTTCAAGTGTTCCAGAGCAGAGGAGATCTTTAATCTGCTGCAGGACCTGATGCAGTGTAACAGTATCAACGTGGTGGAAGAGCCTGTTGTCATCACCAGGAACAGTCACCCCACGGAGCGGGAGCTCTCCCGGACCCCCCAGGCACCCAACA GTCTGGGGTACACTGTCCCAGGATTTCCCAATGGATTTCACAGCTTTCCTGGAGAAACCCTATCATACTCCACAGCCCGCCCCCCCTCCGTGAGCAGCCTGAGGCATTCCTCGGTGGGCGAAGACTCGACTCATGCCCTTATTGGGCCCGATGAGCAG TCCCACACCTACGTCAACACCGCCAATGGTGATCAGGAGCTGAGGGGCCGACACTGTATGCACTCCTTGCCTGAAGTCCACCCTCCTTTCCCCCATAGGAACCACAGCTGCTCCCTCGAAGACCGCAATCCCCAGGTCTTTCTGCAGCCAGGGGAGGTTAAGTTCGTGTTAGGTCCCACGTCCGGCTACAGACGCGTCTGTCGGCACCACGGGGAGTGCAGATCGCACTTCTGCCCCCCCAACAACAACAACGAGTGTGAGGAGGAGTGCCCTTCACCCCAGTGCGTCTATGAGAACGTCAACGGCTTgctgccccccagcacctcctctctCTGCCGAGGCGGGCACTTGAAACTCACCCGGGAGGACGCGGGCTTACCGGGCTGCTCCCACCGCAGAACGGCGTTGCTGCACTATGAGAACTTGCCGTCGCTGCCGCCGGTGTGGGAGTGCCAGCCGCTCCGGCGGGGCGAGGAGGATGCGCCGACGCCTTCCCCCAACGGCTACTCCGATGCTGGCGAAGAAGATCCCCTGCAGAACTACATGAACTCGGAGAGCGCCGCGCTGCACGGGGGCAGCGGCCAGCGGCGCAGCAGCTTCCTGCCGAAGCCTCGTCGCGGCTGCGTGCCCAGCGTCTTCAGCTTCGACTTCCCCCGACCCTGCCCGGAGCAGCCGCGGCAACTCAACTACATCCAGGTGGAGCTGGAGGCTGAGCCGCGCAAGGGACATCAGAACCCGCCGGTGCCCCGTGTcccacctcctgccacccacGAGGCCCGCCGGATGGACTCCTACGCCGTCATTGACCTAAAAAAGACAGCGGCCATGTCCAGTTTGCAAAGGGCCCTGCCGAGAGATGATGGGACTTCGCGGAAAACTCGACATAACAGCACTGACCTGCCTCTGTGA